The following proteins come from a genomic window of Nitrosopumilus sp.:
- a CDS encoding cache domain-containing protein, giving the protein MSDSQQVIELHENKKDFFQQVVEQTSEIGHEINRALKSTKEINGRAHMLSTTAKIEANRTGDIGRNFLVVSNSIDELSTKTDEVLDKMKKETIREIENLSKSIESKSVSIRGSRLATLALTNIRLIDRNLFERAADVRWWATDDILVKSLVENNIDAYQEAENRLRVILQSYTVYYDLILCDVEGNCKASGESKFGFTGRNFSDKPWFKGAMNTNSGKEHAFETVHHSPSVNDDYTVTYSCKIHEGGNPDNKVIGVLGAVFKWTEFAQRIVNETSLSSEEKSKTRVLLCDDAGNVLADTKERILKQTINFKGKNDLFLKEKGFSVVEKDGIKKIVCHALSPGFEGYRSKEWHSLIIQDIDASCQDLDLTDNNDESLDSILDLISNLSEETQQAIKEINNVNDETHVLSLNAAIEAARVGDAGRGFGVIAGFMGDLSRTTAEITSKMDSNTQKKLVDLNSLISINSREIKGDRLVNLSFTNIDLIDRALYERTADVRWWATEGSVIQALTQKTIENKDFLTTRLQTILKYYTVYSDLIVCDTNGVVIANGSSNNVENTNMNDASWFQTALKTKNGSEYGFDIIKTEKGNDTSTGLVFSCKIHKDGNISDDVIGILGVVFNWNQFIDVIFKETPLNGNEVDSTSLVILDSDGNKLSENIKHKNMISDHDLLLLLNETKNFQTITLDNSKLLAGHAKSSGYEGFSTGWHSIIIQS; this is encoded by the coding sequence ATGAGTGATTCTCAACAAGTTATAGAATTGCATGAAAATAAAAAAGATTTTTTCCAGCAGGTAGTTGAACAAACTTCTGAAATTGGTCATGAAATCAACAGAGCGTTAAAATCTACCAAAGAAATCAACGGTAGGGCACATATGCTTTCCACAACTGCAAAAATTGAAGCAAATCGTACTGGTGATATTGGAAGAAATTTTTTGGTCGTATCGAACTCAATTGATGAATTAAGTACAAAAACAGATGAAGTTCTAGATAAAATGAAAAAAGAAACTATACGAGAGATTGAAAATTTATCTAAATCAATTGAAAGTAAATCTGTCAGCATTCGTGGAAGCAGATTGGCAACTCTTGCTTTGACAAATATTCGACTAATTGACAGAAATCTTTTTGAAAGGGCTGCCGATGTTCGCTGGTGGGCAACAGACGATATCTTGGTCAAATCTCTTGTAGAGAATAATATTGATGCGTATCAAGAAGCAGAAAATCGCCTTAGAGTGATTTTACAATCGTATACTGTTTACTATGATCTTATTTTATGTGATGTGGAAGGCAACTGTAAAGCTTCTGGAGAAAGCAAATTTGGTTTTACTGGAAGAAATTTTTCTGATAAACCTTGGTTTAAAGGAGCCATGAATACCAACAGTGGTAAAGAACATGCATTTGAAACTGTACATCACTCCCCATCTGTAAATGATGATTATACAGTAACTTATTCCTGCAAGATACATGAGGGGGGAAATCCTGATAACAAAGTTATTGGTGTTCTGGGTGCTGTTTTCAAATGGACTGAATTTGCACAAAGAATAGTAAATGAAACTTCTTTATCTTCTGAGGAAAAATCAAAAACACGTGTGCTACTTTGTGATGATGCGGGAAATGTTCTTGCTGATACAAAAGAAAGAATCCTAAAACAGACGATTAATTTTAAAGGTAAAAATGATTTGTTCCTAAAAGAAAAAGGATTCAGCGTCGTTGAAAAAGATGGAATTAAAAAAATTGTCTGCCATGCGTTGTCTCCTGGGTTTGAAGGGTATAGATCAAAAGAATGGCATTCATTAATAATTCAAGATATTGATGCGTCTTGTCAGGATCTGGATTTGACCGACAATAATGATGAATCTCTTGATTCAATACTTGATTTAATATCAAATTTGTCTGAAGAAACACAACAGGCAATTAAAGAAATTAACAATGTCAATGATGAAACTCATGTGTTGTCTCTAAACGCTGCAATTGAAGCTGCCCGTGTGGGTGATGCCGGGCGTGGATTTGGGGTTATAGCCGGATTTATGGGTGACCTTTCACGAACCACTGCTGAAATAACATCAAAAATGGATTCGAACACCCAAAAAAAACTCGTAGATCTTAATTCATTGATATCTATCAATTCTAGAGAAATTAAAGGTGACAGACTTGTGAACCTGTCTTTTACAAACATTGATTTGATAGACAGGGCATTGTATGAACGAACAGCAGATGTTCGCTGGTGGGCTACTGAAGGGAGTGTAATTCAAGCATTAACTCAAAAAACAATTGAAAATAAAGATTTTCTAACAACTCGTCTTCAAACAATTCTCAAGTATTATACAGTATATTCAGATTTGATCGTATGTGACACAAACGGTGTTGTCATTGCAAATGGCTCTTCAAATAATGTGGAGAACACCAACATGAATGATGCTTCGTGGTTTCAAACTGCATTAAAGACTAAAAATGGTAGCGAATATGGATTTGACATAATTAAAACAGAAAAAGGGAATGACACATCAACTGGTCTTGTATTTTCATGTAAAATACACAAAGATGGAAATATTTCTGATGATGTTATAGGAATTCTTGGAGTTGTATTTAATTGGAACCAATTCATTGATGTGATATTCAAAGAAACACCACTTAATGGAAACGAAGTCGATTCTACTAGTTTAGTCATATTGGATTCTGATGGAAACAAACTATCTGAGAACATCAAACACAAAAATATGATTTCAGACCATGATTTACTGCTATTACTTAATGAAACCAAGAATTTTCAAACTATTACTTTAGATAATTCGAAATTATTGGCAGGTCATGCAAAATCAAGCGGATATGAAGGATTTTCTACCGGTTGGCATTCAATAATAATTCAGTCATGA
- a CDS encoding NAD(P)/FAD-dependent oxidoreductase, with the protein MSKINCNCCDLVFDSESKYYAHYIGIHKSISSSTKKILILGGGFGGITALKEIEKKFQKESVEITIVSDKNSFLFTPMLPQVASGLLHASNITIPIRYFCKKAKYLHASIDSIDLDNQLVTIERSFDHKVRTLEYDYLILALGAQTNFFHNENLKKHSFTMKNIEDAIAIKNHVIVMLEHAAQTGNYELQRTLLTFVVVGAGFAGVETISEINQFIKKSISKSYPSINPKNVNMILISSKDRILPEINGKLSEKATIFLEKSGVTIMKNTKADDADEENVMLSNGGKLSCATLIWTGGTKMDPVISDLNCEHDANKRIIVDQSLRMKNKKNVFVLGDCALIKDESTDTFYPSTAQHAIREGKLVAENLMLVFNNRKNLKKFTFHSLGIMAIIGNKVGIATIGGRNISGFSAWLLWRMYYLSKIPSFGKKLKISVDWFTDSILPPDVTHIGLIKKKEVNSIHVNENVPSIKEQLLSNS; encoded by the coding sequence ATGTCTAAAATTAATTGCAATTGCTGTGATCTTGTATTTGATTCGGAATCAAAATACTATGCACATTATATTGGCATTCACAAAAGTATTTCCTCATCTACAAAAAAAATTTTAATTTTAGGTGGCGGTTTTGGTGGTATTACGGCGTTAAAGGAAATAGAAAAAAAATTTCAAAAAGAATCTGTAGAAATAACTATTGTTTCAGATAAGAATTCTTTTCTTTTTACTCCAATGTTGCCTCAGGTTGCTTCTGGATTACTACATGCAAGTAATATTACAATACCTATACGATATTTTTGTAAAAAAGCAAAATATTTACATGCTTCTATAGACTCTATTGATTTAGATAATCAACTTGTTACTATTGAAAGATCATTTGATCACAAAGTTCGTACGTTAGAATATGATTATCTGATATTGGCATTGGGTGCACAAACTAATTTCTTTCATAATGAAAATCTCAAAAAACATTCTTTCACAATGAAGAATATTGAAGATGCAATTGCAATTAAAAACCATGTAATTGTAATGCTGGAACATGCTGCACAAACAGGAAACTATGAGCTACAAAGAACATTGTTGACATTTGTTGTTGTTGGCGCAGGATTTGCTGGTGTGGAGACCATAAGCGAAATAAACCAATTTATTAAAAAATCAATCTCAAAATCATACCCTAGCATTAATCCAAAAAATGTAAACATGATTTTAATCTCTTCTAAGGATCGTATTTTGCCTGAAATCAATGGAAAATTGTCTGAAAAAGCTACTATTTTTCTTGAAAAATCTGGAGTAACGATTATGAAAAATACTAAAGCTGATGATGCAGATGAAGAAAATGTTATGTTGAGCAACGGTGGAAAATTGTCTTGTGCTACTTTAATATGGACTGGAGGTACAAAAATGGATCCAGTTATTTCAGATTTGAATTGTGAACATGATGCAAATAAAAGAATTATAGTTGATCAATCATTAAGGATGAAAAATAAAAAAAATGTTTTTGTGTTGGGCGATTGTGCTCTGATTAAAGATGAATCTACGGATACTTTCTATCCGTCAACCGCACAGCATGCAATTAGGGAAGGAAAATTGGTGGCCGAAAATTTGATGCTTGTATTTAATAACCGCAAAAATTTAAAAAAATTCACTTTTCATAGTTTAGGAATAATGGCGATTATCGGTAATAAAGTGGGCATTGCAACTATAGGGGGGAGAAATATTAGTGGATTTTCTGCGTGGTTACTTTGGAGAATGTATTATTTATCAAAAATTCCTTCATTTGGAAAAAAATTAAAAATTTCTGTAGATTGGTTTACTGATAGTATTTTGCCCCCTGATGTGACACACATTGGTTTAATTAAAAAGAAAGAAGTTAATTCAATACATGTCAATGAAAACGTTCCTTCAATTAAAGAACAATTGTTGTCAAATTCGTAA
- a CDS encoding universal stress protein, with product MQVSTPQQEKFSKAIFRKILVPFDNSKMSDRAFWHAINLNFKHKSEIIILSVFYSEQHSSSFLNYNTHQTVIEQKKLNEIKIKHKKLKEISEEHGIPCRTFIATSSSITQTVMSYVYSTKADLVIMGTRGNGSDRKLMLGSVSLEISQNAPIPVLLVK from the coding sequence ATGCAAGTGAGTACACCTCAACAAGAGAAATTCTCAAAAGCGATTTTTCGAAAAATTTTGGTACCTTTTGATAATTCAAAAATGTCAGATAGAGCGTTTTGGCATGCAATTAATTTAAATTTTAAGCATAAATCAGAAATAATCATTCTTTCAGTTTTTTATAGTGAACAACATTCAAGTTCATTCTTGAATTATAATACACACCAAACCGTCATTGAACAAAAAAAACTTAATGAAATAAAAATCAAACACAAAAAATTAAAAGAAATTTCAGAGGAGCACGGAATTCCATGTAGAACATTTATAGCAACTTCATCCTCAATTACTCAAACTGTAATGTCTTATGTTTATTCGACAAAAGCAGATCTGGTAATAATGGGCACCAGGGGGAATGGATCAGATAGGAAATTAATGTTAGGAAGTGTATCACTTGAAATATCACAGAATGCACCAATTCCTGTATTGTTGGTAAAATAA
- a CDS encoding response regulator: MNVLIVEDEIDLLEEYKIFLESNNHNVTLETNGESGLKTYFANFDQNSESIPYDIVILDYQLSGKNGMQVASEILAKCPKQRILFASAYVEDTLKESIKTLKQIVELLQKPFGLQKLLNVIEDKTTYEELEKLNVDIKSLKELEPTHAQISTYLDIMRKLHDKLE, encoded by the coding sequence ATGAATGTATTAATTGTTGAAGATGAAATTGACCTGCTTGAAGAATATAAAATTTTTCTAGAATCAAATAACCATAATGTAACTTTAGAAACGAACGGGGAATCAGGATTAAAAACATACTTTGCAAATTTTGATCAGAATTCAGAATCAATTCCATACGATATTGTTATTTTAGATTATCAGCTATCAGGTAAAAATGGAATGCAAGTTGCATCAGAAATATTAGCAAAATGTCCAAAACAAAGGATTTTGTTCGCATCAGCTTATGTTGAAGACACACTAAAAGAATCAATTAAAACTTTGAAACAGATAGTGGAGCTTTTGCAAAAACCGTTTGGATTGCAAAAATTACTGAATGTGATTGAAGATAAAACTACATATGAAGAATTAGAAAAACTAAACGTAGACATTAAAAGTCTAAAAGAACTAGAACCCACACATGCTCAAATTAGTACATATTTGGACATCATGAGAAAACTTCACGACAAATTAGAATAG
- a CDS encoding response regulator, which translates to MTTAVIIDDDFDTVEVFSEFLSLQDIEVLGKAYNGLDGVKLFEEKKPDIVFSDLWMPEYDGFYLLTNLRQKFKEAKIIMVTADLTQETDRKLKECNVDAVIFKPFKISQIMEAVEKVSNKSKPVIST; encoded by the coding sequence ATGACAACTGCTGTAATTATAGATGATGATTTTGATACAGTAGAAGTATTTTCAGAATTTCTTTCATTGCAAGATATTGAGGTCTTAGGAAAAGCATACAATGGTTTAGACGGAGTAAAATTATTTGAAGAAAAAAAACCAGACATAGTTTTTTCAGATCTTTGGATGCCAGAATACGATGGATTTTATCTTTTAACAAATTTGAGGCAAAAATTTAAAGAGGCAAAAATCATCATGGTTACTGCAGATTTAACTCAAGAAACAGACAGAAAACTAAAAGAATGTAATGTGGACGCAGTAATTTTTAAACCATTTAAAATAAGTCAAATTATGGAGGCCGTTGAAAAAGTATCAAATAAATCTAAACCGGTGATTTCTACATAG
- a CDS encoding HAMP domain-containing sensor histidine kinase, translating into MIILLLGVVSIYTIKTMDGINQNYNFILEYNQNISNFDDIKIKYERQMTIFESLKSEENLVGVGTFWIYNTEIKNKIYDFNTLIINNPQFIELLEDKKSLELENNIDSYYNLHLNYENSASDALSYFYDGDFGSFLLEYENLKHLQFELFEKLEDIEQTLEIIPVYSKISVEHIITDFQILQWAMIILVGVVTTMLVFFLNQTNSNLKSEIKMQTKNLQKLNEQLKKVDKKREEFISIASHELKGPIQPIFGFVELAKTGIISNQEALEGISNIALNLENIANNVLDLTKIENDELELHLEKNSINDLISEVLDSEHFNPDRKVPIITRLDVDVVMNLDRTRIKQVLRNILDNCIKFTETGTITIQTNLLKDKKTLKLFITDSGPEIPHDVLPKIFKKFVTKGNYKVSGFGLGLYISKNIVDAHKGKISAYNKNGHPVFEISLPIISFDLTWKDSESSNLEKNIEYN; encoded by the coding sequence ATGATAATTTTGCTGCTAGGCGTAGTTTCAATTTATACTATAAAAACAATGGATGGTATTAATCAAAATTATAATTTTATTTTAGAATACAATCAAAACATTTCAAATTTTGATGATATTAAAATAAAATATGAGCGCCAGATGACTATCTTTGAAAGCTTAAAATCTGAAGAGAATTTGGTAGGTGTTGGCACTTTTTGGATATATAATACAGAAATAAAAAACAAAATTTATGATTTCAATACTTTGATTATTAATAATCCTCAATTCATTGAACTTTTAGAAGATAAAAAATCTCTTGAACTTGAAAATAATATTGATTCATATTATAATTTACATCTAAATTATGAAAATAGCGCATCTGATGCACTATCTTATTTCTATGATGGTGATTTTGGTTCATTTTTACTCGAATATGAAAATCTAAAACATTTGCAATTTGAATTATTTGAAAAACTTGAGGATATAGAACAGACTCTTGAAATAATACCAGTTTATTCCAAAATATCTGTTGAACACATTATTACTGATTTTCAGATTCTACAATGGGCTATGATAATTTTGGTAGGAGTTGTAACTACTATGCTAGTTTTTTTCCTTAATCAGACAAATTCTAATCTCAAATCTGAGATAAAAATGCAAACAAAAAATCTTCAGAAATTAAATGAACAATTAAAAAAAGTAGACAAAAAAAGAGAGGAGTTCATCTCTATTGCATCTCATGAATTAAAAGGTCCAATTCAACCTATTTTTGGATTTGTTGAACTTGCTAAAACAGGAATTATCTCTAATCAGGAGGCTTTGGAAGGAATATCTAACATTGCTCTAAATCTGGAAAATATTGCAAATAATGTACTAGATCTGACAAAAATTGAAAATGATGAACTAGAATTACACTTGGAGAAAAATAGCATAAATGACCTGATTTCTGAAGTATTGGATTCTGAGCATTTTAATCCTGACAGAAAAGTACCGATAATTACCAGACTTGATGTTGATGTAGTCATGAATCTTGACAGGACTAGAATTAAACAGGTTTTGAGAAATATTTTGGATAACTGTATAAAATTTACAGAAACAGGTACTATTACTATTCAAACTAATTTATTAAAAGACAAAAAAACTCTAAAACTTTTCATAACTGATTCGGGTCCTGAAATCCCACATGATGTTTTACCAAAAATTTTCAAAAAATTTGTGACAAAAGGTAATTACAAGGTTTCAGGATTTGGACTTGGACTGTATATATCCAAAAATATTGTTGACGCTCATAAAGGGAAAATTTCTGCATATAACAAAAATGGACATCCTGTTTTTGAGATATCCTTACCTATAATTTCATTTGATCTTACATGGAAAGATTCTGAGTCATCTAATTTAGAAAAAAATATTGAATATAACTAG
- a CDS encoding response regulator → MAKKILVAEDNKFTATQYAKILESENHQVEIVKDGEECIQKYTKSINADSKKSTFDVLILDHSMPQRNGAEVAGDILSLNPEQKIILASAYALSTERNFSKLKDKVLFLQKPFQLSKILELV, encoded by the coding sequence ATGGCAAAGAAAATTCTAGTTGCAGAAGATAATAAATTCACAGCAACACAATATGCAAAAATACTTGAAAGTGAAAATCATCAAGTCGAGATTGTAAAAGATGGAGAAGAATGTATTCAAAAATATACAAAAAGCATTAATGCAGATTCAAAGAAGAGCACATTTGATGTATTGATTTTGGATCATTCAATGCCTCAAAGAAACGGGGCAGAAGTAGCAGGAGACATTTTATCCCTAAATCCAGAACAAAAAATTATTCTAGCATCAGCATATGCATTATCAACTGAGAGAAACTTTTCAAAATTAAAAGACAAAGTTTTGTTTCTTCAAAAACCATTTCAGTTATCAAAGATTCTAGAATTGGTATAA